The proteins below are encoded in one region of Bos indicus x Bos taurus breed Angus x Brahman F1 hybrid chromosome 2, Bos_hybrid_MaternalHap_v2.0, whole genome shotgun sequence:
- the PADI3 gene encoding protein-arginine deiminase type-3, with translation MSLQRIVRVSLEHPTSAVCVAGVETLVDIYGSVPEGTETFEVYGTPGVDIYICPNVERDRERADARRWHFDMGSQIIVVMNSPSNELNDSHVQISYHSSRDSSPLAYALLYLTCVDITLDCDLNCEGRQDRDFVDKRQWVWGPSGHGAILLVNCDRDSMSSDDQDNCDHHVRCLQDLEDMSVMILRTQGPNALFDDHKLVLHTSSADAERARVFHACGPGDSCEAYRHVLGQNKVSYEVHRFHGDEERFFVEGLSFPDAGFSGLVAFHVTLLDDSNEDFSESPIFTDTVVFRVAPWIMTPSTQPPLEVYVCRVKNNTCFVHAVAELARRAGCKLTVCPQAENRNDRWIQDEMELGYIQAPHKTFPVVFDSPRNGELQNFPYKRILGPDFGYVTREPQDNSVSGLDSFGNLEVSPPVVANGKEYPLGRILFGGNLPGSRGRRVTQVVRDFLHAQRVQPPVELFVDWLAVGHVDEFLSFVPVADGKGFRMLLASPSACLKLFQEKQKWGHGGALLFQGVAGNQEVNTVSISQVLSNGNLISYNKFVQSCIDWNREVLKRELGLAERDIVDIPQLFKMERRKAVAFFPDLVNMLVLGQHLGIPKPFGPVINGRCCLEEKVRSLLEPLGLHCTFIDDFTPYHMLHGEVHCGTNVRRQPFSFKWWHMEP, from the exons ATGTCTCTGCAGAGGATTGTGCGCGTATCCCTGGAACACCCCACCAGTGCCGTGTGTGTGGCTGGAGTCGAGACCCTGGTGGACATTTATGG GTCAGTTCCCGAGGGCACAGAGACGTTCGAGGTCTACGGAACCCCTGGCGTGGACATCTACATCTGCCCCAACGTGGAGAGGGACCGGGAGCGTGCGGATGCCCGGCGGTGGCACTTTGACATGGGCTCCCAGATCATCGTGGTCATGAACTCTCCCAGCAACGAGCTCAACGACAGTCAC GTTCAGATTTCCTACCATTCCAGCCGAGACTCCTCGCCCCTGGCCTACGCGCTGCTCTACCTCACCTGTGTGG ATATCACCCTGGACTGTGACCTGAACTGTGAAGGCAGGCAGGACAGGGACTTTGTGGACAAG CGGCAGTGGGTCTGGGGACCCAGTGGGCACGGAGCCATCCTGCTGGTGAACTGCGACAGAGACAGTATGAGCTCTGACGACCAGGACAACTGTGACCACCACGTGCGCTGCCTGCAAG ACCTAGAAGACATGTCTGTGATGATTCTGCGGACACAAGGCCCCAATGCCCTGTTTGACGACCACAAACTCGTCCTCCACACTTCCAGCGCTGACGCCGAGCGGGCGCGGGTGTTCCACGCCTGCG GCCCCGGGGACTCCTGCGAGGCATACCGGCACGTGCTCGGCCAGAACAAGGTGTCCTACGAGGTGCACCGCTTCCACGGCGATGAGGAGCGCTTCTTCGTGGAGGGCCTGTCCTTCCCCGACGCCGGCTTCTCGGGGCTCGTCGCCTTCCACGTCACCCTGCTGGACGACTCCAACGAG GATTTCTCCGAGTCCCCCATCTTCACCGACACCGTGGTGTTCCGAGTGGCCCCCTGGATCATGACGCCCAGCACCCAGCCGCCCCTGGAGGTGTACGTGTGCCG CGTGAAGAACAACACGTGCTTCGTGCATGCGGTGGCGGAGCTGGCCAGAAGGGCCGGCTGCAAGCTGACTGTCTGCCCGCAGGCTGAGAACCGCAATGACCGCTGGATCCAG GACGAGATGGAGCTGGGCTACATCCAGGCGCCGCACAAAACCTTCCCGGTGGTCTTTGACTCCCCCAGGAATGGCGAGCTGCAGAACTTCCCTTACAAAAGAATCCTG GGTCCAGATTTCGGCTATGTGACCCGGGAACCACAAGACAACTCTGTAAGCGGCCTGGACTCCTTCGGGAACCTGGAGGTCAGCCCCCCTGTGGTAGCCAACGGGAAGGAGTACCCCCTGGGGCGGATCCTCTTCGGAGGCAACTTGCCTGG GTCAAGGGGCCGCCGGGTCACTCAGGTGGTCCGGGACTTCCTGCACGCCCAGAGGGTGCAGCCGCCCGTCGAGCTCTTCGTGGACTGGCTGGCGGTCGGCCACGTGGACGAGTTTCTGAGCTTCGTCCCTGTCGCTGACGGGAAG GGCTTCCGGATGCTCCTGGCCAGCCCCAGTGCCTGCCTCAAGCTCTTCCAGGAAAAGCAGAAGTGGGGTCACGGGGGCGCCCTCCTGTTCCAAGGGGTTGCCG GCAACCAGGAGGTCAACACCGTCTCCATCAGCCAGGTCCTCTCCAACGGAAACCTCATCAGCTACAATAAGTTTGTGCAG AGCTGCATCGACTGGAACCGGGAGGTGCTGAAGCGGGAGCTGGGCCTGGCCGAGCGGGACATCGTGGACATCCCGCAGCTCTTCAAGATGGAGAGGAGGAAGGCCGTGGCCTTCTTCCCGGACTTG GTGAACATGCTGGTGCTGGGCCAGCACCTGGGCATCCCCAAGCCCTTCGGGCCCGTCATCAATGGCCGCTGCTGCCTGGAGGAGAAGGTGCGGTCCCTGCTGGAGCCGCTGGGTCTCCACTGCACCTTCATCGACGACTTCACCCCGTACCACATGCTGCACGGCGAGGTGCACTGCGGCACCAACGTGCGCCGGCAGCCCTTCTCCTTCAAGTGGTGGCACATGGAGCCCTGA